The following proteins are co-located in the Polystyrenella longa genome:
- a CDS encoding beta-ribofuranosylaminobenzene 5'-phosphate synthase family protein, whose product MSPLPLSTPNIPPALTLKTGSRLHFGPLSYRPQSGRHFGGCGLMISEPGIEIRVQVATEDEVTVRKVTEIDDGAGLDVPGDMPTRVIRFVTRFREYFQDQFSVPPTKIEVRQAIASHVGLGSGTQLALAVGQSLAILSGQSGLTVQEIARAMGRGARSAIGINGFQRGGLFVDGGKRTSNELGTPITRLELPNEWYFLIVRPLSVSGLHGEEEKAAFDQLGPMPESTTARLCQTLVMDLLPSIVSEDYPAASEALYTYGALAGEFFAPLQGGIFASPQMNKLATLLQSEQIRGVGQSSWGPTLFALMPNRETAELWRDRLRKEDVGQGVLIQIGEPLQHGAVLEFE is encoded by the coding sequence ATGTCCCCATTGCCCCTAAGTACACCGAATATCCCTCCGGCGCTGACCTTGAAAACTGGTTCTCGACTGCATTTTGGACCGCTGTCGTATCGACCACAGTCGGGACGACATTTCGGTGGGTGCGGCCTCATGATTTCCGAACCCGGAATCGAAATTCGCGTTCAGGTAGCAACCGAAGATGAAGTCACTGTGCGGAAAGTGACTGAAATCGACGATGGCGCTGGCTTAGATGTTCCGGGCGATATGCCGACTCGCGTAATCCGATTCGTCACTCGATTTCGCGAATACTTTCAGGATCAGTTTTCAGTTCCTCCGACAAAGATCGAAGTACGGCAGGCCATTGCCTCGCATGTGGGGCTGGGATCAGGAACGCAACTCGCCTTGGCAGTGGGGCAGTCGCTCGCCATTCTCTCCGGTCAGTCCGGATTAACGGTGCAGGAAATCGCCCGAGCCATGGGCCGCGGAGCCCGGTCGGCGATTGGGATCAATGGTTTTCAGCGCGGCGGTTTGTTTGTTGACGGCGGTAAACGAACATCCAATGAACTCGGAACGCCGATCACTCGGTTGGAATTGCCAAACGAATGGTATTTTCTCATTGTCCGTCCTCTTTCCGTTTCGGGACTTCATGGAGAGGAAGAAAAAGCGGCTTTTGATCAACTGGGACCAATGCCCGAATCGACCACGGCGCGCTTGTGCCAGACATTGGTGATGGACCTGCTCCCCTCCATTGTCAGCGAAGATTATCCCGCGGCCAGCGAGGCGTTGTATACTTATGGTGCGCTGGCGGGAGAATTCTTCGCGCCACTGCAGGGAGGGATTTTTGCCAGTCCGCAGATGAATAAACTGGCGACCCTGTTACAGAGTGAGCAAATTCGAGGCGTCGGACAATCCTCGTGGGGACCGACCTTGTTCGCCCTCATGCCGAACCGCGAGACCGCCGAACTCTGGAGAGATCGTCTGCGGAAGGAAGATGTTGGGCAAGGCGTCCTGATTCAAATAGGGGAACCCCTCCAGCATGGTGCTGTCCTTGAATTCGAGTGA
- a CDS encoding DMT family transporter codes for MPSPMNSSSAKQPASTGPLKTPLSTEPRWIGISFILLTSLMWSTSGAFVKSPAFADMPTDERGLFLACFRAMFAGLFLLPFALRGRFTWERPMLWMVLSFAVMNITFITAMSYTTAAAAIFLQCTSAIWAPLMSLVFLKEPFSRAHRIGLIPIAFGIVLFVFWDMRPEHLIGNLLALISGVAYAGVVVTLRQLRNHNPYYLACMNNLISGLVVLPWLLSINFFTGATAPDAIHWYLAIAMGILQLGLPYVLFGFGLKRVTAGEASLLVLIEPILNPLFVWLLWSIPVMARDVWGGSFILAGLLLRYCLEYRAMRALLPK; via the coding sequence ATGCCAAGTCCAATGAATTCCTCCTCGGCGAAACAGCCTGCTTCGACTGGCCCACTTAAAACTCCACTCTCGACTGAACCTCGCTGGATCGGGATCAGCTTTATACTGTTGACTTCGTTGATGTGGAGCACCAGCGGTGCTTTCGTCAAATCGCCTGCTTTTGCCGATATGCCAACGGATGAACGGGGACTGTTTCTGGCCTGTTTCCGAGCCATGTTCGCCGGGTTGTTTCTGTTACCATTCGCCTTGCGCGGCCGGTTCACCTGGGAACGGCCCATGCTCTGGATGGTTCTCTCGTTTGCCGTGATGAACATCACCTTTATCACGGCAATGTCTTACACCACGGCGGCAGCTGCGATTTTCCTGCAATGCACCAGCGCGATCTGGGCTCCCCTGATGAGTCTCGTTTTTCTGAAAGAACCCTTCTCCCGCGCGCATCGAATCGGGTTGATTCCGATTGCATTCGGAATTGTCCTGTTCGTTTTCTGGGACATGCGTCCTGAGCATCTCATTGGAAACCTGCTCGCGCTGATCAGCGGTGTCGCCTATGCCGGAGTGGTGGTGACATTGCGACAGTTGCGGAATCATAATCCTTATTATCTCGCCTGCATGAACAACTTGATCAGTGGCCTGGTGGTTCTTCCCTGGTTACTCAGCATTAATTTCTTCACGGGGGCAACCGCTCCTGATGCCATTCATTGGTACCTGGCGATCGCCATGGGTATTTTACAACTCGGCTTGCCGTATGTGCTTTTCGGGTTTGGATTAAAACGAGTAACGGCGGGCGAAGCTTCGCTACTGGTCCTGATCGAGCCGATCCTGAATCCGTTATTCGTCTGGTTACTCTGGAGCATCCCCGTCATGGCACGAGACGTCTGGGGAGGGAGTTTTATTCTGGCAGGTTTACTTCTCCGCTATTGCCTTGAATACCGGGCCATGCGCGCTCTTCTCCCAAAATGA
- the hisH gene encoding imidazole glycerol phosphate synthase subunit HisH, which translates to MIKIVDYGMGNLRSVQKAFEKIGAEVEICGRAEEISSADKLVLPGVGAFRDAIAELGKQEMIDPIKQHIAANKPFLGICLGLQLLFEKSYEGGEFEGLSVLPGEVVRFPDEPGYKIPHMGWNDLELTPTENPLLKGIPADAHFYFVHSYYVAPAEESDIATRTEYIRPFCSMVHRGNLFATQFHPEKSQLVGLKLLENFNNL; encoded by the coding sequence ATGATCAAAATCGTCGATTACGGAATGGGAAACTTGCGGAGCGTTCAGAAAGCGTTCGAGAAAATCGGTGCCGAAGTCGAAATCTGCGGTCGGGCCGAGGAGATATCGAGTGCCGATAAACTGGTACTGCCGGGAGTCGGTGCCTTCCGTGATGCGATTGCCGAACTGGGCAAACAGGAAATGATCGATCCGATCAAACAGCACATTGCCGCAAATAAACCTTTTCTGGGAATCTGCCTCGGCCTGCAACTCCTGTTTGAAAAAAGTTACGAGGGTGGAGAATTCGAAGGGCTGAGTGTTCTACCCGGAGAAGTCGTCCGCTTTCCCGACGAGCCTGGCTATAAAATCCCTCACATGGGCTGGAACGACCTCGAACTGACCCCAACGGAAAATCCGCTACTTAAAGGTATTCCGGCAGACGCGCACTTCTATTTTGTTCACAGTTATTATGTTGCCCCGGCGGAAGAATCGGACATCGCCACCCGAACCGAGTACATCCGCCCCTTCTGCTCGATGGTACATCGCGGCAACCTGTTCGCCACTCAGTTCCACCCGGAAAAAAGCCAACTCGTCGGCCTGAAATTACTGGAGAACTTCAATAATCTTTGA
- the hisA gene encoding 1-(5-phosphoribosyl)-5-[(5-phosphoribosylamino)methylideneamino]imidazole-4-carboxamide isomerase yields the protein MQIYPAIDIRDGKCVRLRQGDYNQETIFGDDPAEMAKQWAGMGADWLHLVDLDGAKAGKPVNIEPIRKIVKAVDIPCELGGGLRDEAGVKLVLEDIGVERAIIGTQALKEPEWFREMISKYPGRIALGLDARDSMVATAGWLETSETSALELAKLYVGVDLGAVIYTNIANDGMMQGIDQQTLDDMLALCELGLPVIASGGVTTIEDIANLKKLYEQNSNLIGVITGRAIYEGSLDLKEAIALSRQ from the coding sequence ATGCAAATCTATCCCGCCATTGATATCCGTGATGGTAAATGCGTCCGTTTACGCCAGGGAGATTACAATCAGGAAACGATCTTCGGCGATGATCCCGCCGAGATGGCAAAACAGTGGGCCGGAATGGGAGCCGACTGGTTGCACCTGGTCGACTTGGATGGAGCGAAAGCCGGGAAACCAGTGAACATTGAACCGATTCGCAAAATTGTGAAAGCAGTCGATATTCCCTGCGAACTTGGCGGAGGTCTGCGGGATGAAGCAGGAGTAAAGCTTGTACTGGAAGACATTGGTGTCGAACGCGCTATCATTGGTACCCAGGCGCTTAAAGAACCAGAGTGGTTCAGAGAAATGATTTCCAAATACCCGGGCAGAATAGCTCTGGGTCTGGATGCCCGGGATTCGATGGTCGCAACCGCCGGTTGGCTGGAGACTTCCGAAACATCCGCACTGGAACTTGCCAAACTGTATGTAGGAGTCGACTTGGGCGCAGTCATTTATACTAACATCGCCAACGACGGTATGATGCAGGGAATCGACCAGCAAACCCTGGACGATATGCTGGCCCTCTGTGAACTCGGTCTGCCTGTGATCGCTTCCGGTGGCGTGACCACTATAGAAGACATCGCCAATCTAAAAAAATTGTACGAACAGAATTCCAATTTGATCGGCGTCATTACCGGCCGGGCGATCTACGAAGGTAGCCTCGATCTGAAAGAAGCAATCGCGCTGAGTCGTCAATAG
- the aroE gene encoding shikimate dehydrogenase: MICVSIGRTRHKKMIAEHQQLAEQGAELVEYRLDWLGKEPDLTRLLADRPTPIVATCRRTVDYGRWRGTEEQRQAILRAAIVAEVDYIDLEDDIAGSIPRYGKTKRIVSHHNFEETPEDLEEIHQRMCRLDPDIVKLVTMANTPADIVRVLKLVAAAPVPTVGFCMGEFGTASRILCAKYGSPFTYASFSEDRELAPGQISFKEMKNVYRYDKINFGTKVFAVIGDPIAHSKSPLIHNAAFEHEKLNNVYVPFRIPSDDLLDTLRAFEWLQIQGYSITIPHKEACVEYCDFPDETCKTVGAANTWYRDASNRWRASNTDYDAALATIRQGLAEGKGDTNLQGKTALVLGAGGVSRAITHGLIKAGCAVTITNRTNKRGEHLAQELGCRHVTWENRGAQTADILVNCTPIGMFPHMDETPFNSHWLRDGMLVFDTIYNPENTLLLKDARNHNCHTASGLEMFVRQAALQYERFTQSEAPLESMREALRKSISAIN; this comes from the coding sequence ATGATTTGCGTTAGTATCGGTCGGACCCGACATAAAAAGATGATCGCCGAACACCAGCAGCTCGCCGAGCAAGGAGCGGAGCTGGTGGAGTATCGCCTGGACTGGCTTGGCAAAGAGCCTGATCTCACTCGGTTGCTTGCCGATCGCCCGACTCCCATTGTCGCGACCTGCCGACGCACCGTCGATTACGGCCGCTGGCGCGGTACGGAAGAACAACGTCAGGCGATCCTGCGGGCCGCGATTGTCGCGGAAGTCGATTACATCGATCTGGAAGACGACATCGCTGGCAGTATTCCCCGGTATGGTAAAACGAAACGAATTGTCAGTCACCACAATTTCGAAGAGACTCCCGAAGACCTTGAAGAGATCCATCAGCGGATGTGTCGACTCGATCCGGATATCGTCAAGCTGGTGACGATGGCCAATACTCCGGCCGATATTGTTCGTGTTTTAAAACTCGTCGCCGCCGCTCCCGTTCCCACCGTGGGATTCTGTATGGGAGAATTTGGTACGGCGAGTCGGATCTTGTGCGCGAAGTACGGTTCCCCATTCACTTATGCCAGTTTCAGCGAAGACCGCGAACTCGCACCGGGGCAGATTTCATTCAAAGAAATGAAGAATGTTTACCGCTACGACAAAATCAACTTTGGCACAAAAGTCTTTGCCGTCATCGGCGATCCGATTGCACATAGTAAGAGCCCCCTCATTCATAATGCTGCATTCGAGCATGAAAAGCTGAACAATGTTTATGTTCCTTTTCGAATCCCATCGGACGACTTACTCGATACGTTGCGAGCTTTTGAATGGTTGCAAATCCAGGGATACAGCATCACCATTCCCCACAAAGAGGCCTGTGTTGAATACTGTGACTTCCCGGACGAGACCTGCAAGACTGTCGGTGCCGCGAACACGTGGTACCGGGACGCCTCCAATCGCTGGCGTGCGTCCAACACCGATTATGATGCCGCCCTGGCTACGATTCGACAGGGCCTGGCCGAAGGAAAAGGGGATACCAACCTGCAAGGAAAAACCGCTTTAGTATTAGGAGCCGGGGGTGTTTCCCGCGCCATTACTCATGGTTTGATCAAAGCTGGTTGTGCAGTAACGATCACCAACAGGACTAACAAACGAGGCGAGCATCTCGCGCAGGAATTGGGCTGTCGGCACGTCACCTGGGAAAACCGGGGAGCACAAACGGCTGATATTCTTGTCAACTGCACACCCATCGGTATGTTCCCCCATATGGATGAAACTCCTTTTAATTCACACTGGCTTAGGGATGGCATGCTGGTCTTCGATACGATTTACAATCCGGAAAACACCCTGCTCTTGAAAGACGCTCGCAATCACAACTGCCATACCGCCTCTGGCTTGGAGATGTTTGTGCGGCAGGCGGCTCTGCAATACGAACGTTTTACCCAGAGCGAAGCACCATTGGAGAGCATGCGCGAGGCACTTCGGAAAAGTATTTCTGCAATCAATTGA
- the aroL gene encoding shikimate kinase AroL, which produces MVITLIGYRGCGKTSVARLLAERLGWDWIDADVVIEQNAGQSIKEIFDTEGEPGFRQRERETIHQLLQQDQLILASGGGAILNEQTRTDMQASGPVVWLNAPAETLAERIEADALSQSQRPSLTGKSISAEVAEVLEQREPLYRETATVIIDAAASSPEQIARKIEQVITEQQQHKHSEQDKGNLS; this is translated from the coding sequence TTGGTTATCACGTTGATCGGATATCGCGGATGCGGCAAAACATCGGTTGCGCGATTACTGGCCGAACGTCTCGGTTGGGATTGGATCGATGCGGATGTCGTGATCGAACAGAATGCCGGTCAATCAATCAAAGAGATTTTTGATACTGAAGGAGAGCCAGGCTTCCGCCAGCGGGAACGAGAAACCATTCACCAATTATTACAACAGGATCAACTCATTTTAGCCTCTGGTGGAGGCGCGATCCTAAACGAACAAACTCGTACGGATATGCAAGCATCCGGGCCAGTCGTCTGGTTGAACGCTCCAGCGGAAACGTTGGCGGAACGGATCGAAGCCGATGCCCTCAGCCAGTCACAGCGTCCGAGCCTGACAGGAAAGTCGATCAGTGCTGAAGTCGCGGAAGTTTTAGAACAGCGGGAACCGCTCTACCGGGAGACGGCGACAGTGATCATCGATGCGGCGGCATCGTCTCCCGAACAGATCGCCCGTAAAATCGAACAAGTGATTACAGAGCAACAGCAGCACAAACACTCAGAACAGGATAAGGGAAACCTCTCGTGA
- a CDS encoding RNA polymerase sigma factor, whose amino-acid sequence MDVYNQEITDAELMAELCAGQKGRLEMLMQRYYQPLFRVAWSKLLHRQAAEDVVQETFIAVYGSRESYNSEFSFSTWVWTILLNLCRRELKRQWRQKPIQYVDQNLFANASFPGTITEENGLTLLLLQERRQQIIQSLTQLPEPQADAIRLRFYGELPYEEISRTMNCSLSGAKRRVKTGLIKLADILQTVEEGEV is encoded by the coding sequence ATGGATGTTTACAATCAAGAGATCACCGACGCGGAATTGATGGCGGAATTGTGCGCCGGTCAAAAAGGTCGGTTGGAAATGCTGATGCAGCGGTATTATCAACCTCTGTTCCGCGTCGCCTGGAGTAAGCTACTTCACCGACAGGCAGCGGAAGATGTTGTTCAGGAAACATTTATTGCTGTCTACGGTTCTCGTGAAAGTTATAACTCCGAGTTTTCTTTCAGCACCTGGGTCTGGACTATCCTGTTGAACCTTTGCCGGCGGGAACTAAAACGACAATGGCGTCAGAAGCCTATTCAGTATGTTGACCAGAACCTTTTTGCAAATGCTTCTTTTCCCGGAACGATCACCGAGGAAAATGGACTCACGTTATTATTATTGCAGGAACGACGTCAGCAGATCATCCAGTCGTTGACACAACTTCCCGAACCGCAGGCCGATGCCATCCGACTCCGGTTTTATGGTGAGCTTCCTTACGAAGAGATTTCACGAACTATGAATTGCAGCTTGAGTGGCGCCAAGAGACGCGTCAAAACAGGGCTCATTAAACTGGCCGATATTCTCCAGACAGTTGAGGAGGGCGAGGTATGA
- a CDS encoding site-2 protease family protein, giving the protein MPKIMGNEIEESSMFGRFGPTPFDIRFQLIGIPVIVHPAFWLLAAMFSWREQRLDLTMVGMICIFVSILVHEMGHAILQRKWGEVLDIQLHLFGGAASFIPGPGYTPLRSILVSLAGPAFGFILAGIALLVQWGAPRIDPIYEFLISDQRYEQYFMVSTSILIFLNIVWGIFNLLPLPPLDGGHVSMDVCKLISRRNGEIWAYRIAIVTAGLVILYIAKFAPHYRLVVLWCLLLGYQNWQALNQRTGKNW; this is encoded by the coding sequence ATGCCCAAAATCATGGGCAACGAGATAGAAGAGAGCTCCATGTTCGGCCGTTTCGGACCTACTCCATTTGATATTCGTTTTCAATTAATAGGTATCCCCGTAATTGTGCATCCCGCTTTCTGGTTACTGGCGGCGATGTTCTCCTGGCGAGAACAACGGCTCGATCTCACGATGGTGGGGATGATCTGCATCTTTGTTTCCATTCTCGTTCATGAAATGGGACATGCCATCCTGCAGAGAAAATGGGGAGAGGTCCTGGACATTCAGCTGCATCTCTTCGGAGGAGCTGCTTCGTTTATTCCCGGACCGGGATACACTCCTTTGCGATCGATTCTCGTTTCGCTGGCGGGGCCTGCTTTCGGATTTATCCTGGCCGGCATTGCTTTGCTCGTTCAATGGGGGGCTCCCCGGATCGATCCGATTTATGAGTTTCTCATCAGTGATCAGCGTTATGAGCAGTACTTTATGGTCTCCACCAGTATCCTCATCTTTCTGAACATCGTCTGGGGCATCTTCAACTTACTTCCGCTCCCTCCGTTGGATGGGGGGCATGTCTCCATGGACGTCTGCAAGCTGATCTCTCGCAGAAACGGTGAGATCTGGGCGTATCGCATCGCGATCGTGACGGCCGGGTTGGTGATTCTCTACATCGCCAAATTCGCACCCCATTATCGATTGGTGGTCCTCTGGTGCCTGCTGCTTGGATATCAGAACTGGCAAGCGCTCAATCAACGAACGGGAAAAAACTGGTAG
- a CDS encoding DUF447 domain-containing protein, which produces MILEGIVTTQNESDEVNVAAMGPIIGEGFQSLLLRPFQSTLTYQNLKVQPAGVFHIVDDVELLVRAALNLFENPPELLPAEQIRGSILAGSCRWYEFQVRELDDSRDRTEIQVDIVHTGERRHFLGFNRAKHAVIEYAILASRLFMLQEEEVFAKYQEFLTILEKTGGPQESLAFELVTDYVIKQWPHFQQAIASSRT; this is translated from the coding sequence ATGATTCTCGAAGGGATCGTCACCACCCAGAATGAGTCCGACGAAGTGAACGTCGCTGCCATGGGGCCGATTATTGGTGAGGGCTTCCAATCGTTGTTACTCCGTCCCTTTCAATCGACGCTGACATACCAGAATTTGAAGGTTCAACCAGCGGGCGTCTTTCATATTGTTGACGATGTCGAATTGCTGGTGCGTGCAGCGCTGAATCTGTTTGAAAATCCTCCCGAACTCCTTCCCGCCGAGCAGATTCGGGGATCGATACTGGCCGGGAGTTGTCGCTGGTATGAATTTCAAGTTCGGGAACTGGACGACAGCCGCGATCGGACGGAGATTCAGGTTGACATTGTGCATACCGGTGAGCGACGACATTTCCTCGGTTTCAATCGTGCGAAACATGCCGTCATTGAATATGCCATTCTCGCCTCGCGGCTGTTCATGTTGCAAGAAGAAGAAGTCTTTGCGAAGTATCAGGAATTCCTGACGATACTGGAGAAGACCGGGGGACCACAGGAATCGCTGGCGTTTGAGTTGGTGACTGATTATGTGATAAAACAGTGGCCCCATTTCCAGCAAGCAATAGCCTCTTCTCGGACTTAA
- a CDS encoding prepilin peptidase, with amino-acid sequence MTLFGLPMGFLLPVLFLMGAVLGRFLNLCIDQFWRHEQLLDQLKAVCPGTTIYKQSSRRFWRKENIPIAGGLVSGSLRKKPKREAFVEILNGLLVAGLYWFMIPSGAGEDIMSSGLYSSPWGFSLPEATKLEYLTPAFWLHLWYLYLIVMIEALVVATFIDFDWQIIPDGCTVPAMIFGVLGGWMLQRAYLFPVWFQSPDTLNLWAEFLPLWMDPWLHGAAIPDWIRSDSSLPGLITSLVGWAVGGAIVWGVRIIGGWVLRREAMGFGDVILMAMIGSFIGWQASVVVFFLAPFCGAGMALFVRIFHGEAAIPYGPYLALGTVVLLFGWQYIWPGMEEFFQMGILVPILGVVMFASMALLLQMIQLTKMAFGIPLEEEITAGEWTSADQLHYFEGEQVDQNQGKWHSDQNTRWPGTESGRGRLHYEQWKRGHHWK; translated from the coding sequence GTGACATTGTTTGGATTACCGATGGGTTTCCTGCTGCCTGTGCTGTTTCTAATGGGCGCAGTACTGGGACGATTTTTGAATTTGTGTATCGACCAGTTCTGGCGACATGAACAATTACTGGACCAACTGAAAGCAGTCTGTCCGGGAACTACAATATATAAACAGTCTTCACGTCGGTTCTGGAGGAAAGAAAACATTCCTATCGCCGGAGGGCTGGTATCTGGCTCTCTGCGTAAGAAACCGAAGCGGGAAGCATTCGTTGAAATTCTGAACGGCTTACTGGTCGCGGGACTGTATTGGTTTATGATTCCCAGCGGAGCGGGGGAAGATATTATGTCCTCGGGACTATATTCTTCTCCCTGGGGTTTTAGTCTTCCAGAGGCAACTAAGCTCGAATACCTAACCCCTGCTTTCTGGTTGCACCTGTGGTATCTCTACCTGATCGTAATGATCGAAGCCTTGGTTGTCGCAACTTTCATCGACTTCGACTGGCAGATTATTCCCGATGGTTGTACGGTCCCCGCGATGATCTTCGGGGTCCTTGGTGGTTGGATGTTGCAGCGGGCATATCTGTTTCCCGTCTGGTTTCAGAGCCCGGACACACTCAATCTCTGGGCCGAATTTCTCCCCCTGTGGATGGATCCCTGGTTGCATGGCGCCGCAATACCAGATTGGATCCGTTCAGACTCCTCCCTGCCCGGCTTAATCACCAGTCTGGTCGGATGGGCGGTCGGTGGTGCGATCGTGTGGGGTGTACGCATCATCGGTGGCTGGGTACTTCGTCGCGAAGCGATGGGATTCGGTGACGTGATTCTGATGGCCATGATCGGAAGTTTCATCGGCTGGCAGGCAAGCGTAGTCGTCTTCTTTCTCGCCCCCTTCTGTGGTGCGGGAATGGCGTTGTTCGTCCGTATCTTTCACGGAGAAGCCGCGATTCCTTACGGGCCCTACCTTGCCTTGGGGACGGTTGTGCTGTTGTTCGGTTGGCAGTATATATGGCCTGGAATGGAAGAGTTTTTCCAGATGGGAATTCTGGTTCCGATTCTCGGTGTGGTCATGTTCGCCTCGATGGCATTGCTGCTGCAAATGATTCAATTGACCAAAATGGCGTTTGGAATTCCACTGGAGGAAGAAATCACAGCCGGGGAATGGACATCGGCCGATCAACTTCACTATTTTGAGGGCGAGCAGGTCGACCAGAATCAAGGGAAGTGGCACTCCGATCAGAATACTCGCTGGCCGGGAACAGAATCGGGCCGCGGGCGACTTCACTACGAACAATGGAAACGGGGACATCACTGGAAGTGA